One Micromonospora eburnea genomic region harbors:
- a CDS encoding efflux RND transporter permease subunit: MSLLARFSLANRGLVALIALVTTAFGAYAVPSLKQQLLPSLEFPAAFIVAAYPGAAPEIVESQVTEPIENSLQGIPGLEKVTSTAREGATTVQVQYAFGTNLDDVVNKMQTALNRIDGQLPEGVDPQVIAGSTDDLPVVVVAATGGDDEQALAEKLRRAVVPELEGLDGVRTVDVTGTRDQVLVITPDPAKLAAARLAPMAIGQALKTNGVALPAGAVADGTRSLPVQVGTPIRTVDELRGIVLTTAPAAPVRLGDVARVEQQLAPATGFTRTNGKPSLGIAVTATPDGNAVRISHDIRDRLDELKAASGAELTVVFDQAPFVERSIESLTTEGLLGLLMAVVVILVFLLSVRSTLVTAVSIPLSVLVALIVLWADGHSLNLLTLGALTIAVGRVVDDSIVVLENIKRHLEYGEPKREAILGAVREVAGAVTASTLTTVAVFAPIALVGGFVGQLFAPFAITVTVALLASLLVSLTVIPVLAYWFLKPGGGAGDEAGVRRAAEEKELRSRLQRAYLPAIGFATRSRGTRWATVGLGLLVLFGTFGLAQRLETNFLDDSGQDTLSIRQELPAGTGLAGTDQAAARVEEVLRRTPGVKTYQVTAGGGNMPWAGAGAGNTASFSVALSKDTDAATVRRSLRTEFDALGPEVGELSFGGGHGGGSANQLEVVVQAVDQDTLTRAAEAVRGAVADTPGVEDVSTSLATRVPRVEVTVDRVAAARAGLTEAAVGQLVAQAYRGAPLGQVTLDGTPQNVVLSTGARPPLSVDELRAMPVGRVRLDDIADINQVEGPQQVTRIDGERSVSVTGTATGSDLGTTTKELQKRLDALDVPGATFTIGGVSADQKDAFADLMLAVLAAIAIVFLIMVATFRSLTQALILLVSVPFAATGAIVLLLATGTPLGVPALIGVLMLVGIVVTNAIVLLDLINQYRAQGMAVTDAVVEGGRRRLRPILMTAVATVFALLPMAFGLTGEGGFISRPLAIVVIGGLISSTLLTLILVPTLYTMVERTKEALRERRAGRRGTPEPVAPPAPALVPVTVGGGASPAKVVASPAGSPVPPAPSGALLDGTDQFEVLRLPKSRQSPLPPTD, translated from the coding sequence ATGTCGCTGCTCGCCAGATTCAGCCTCGCCAACCGGGGGTTGGTCGCCCTCATCGCGCTGGTGACCACGGCGTTCGGGGCGTACGCCGTGCCGTCGCTGAAGCAGCAGCTCCTGCCGTCGCTGGAGTTTCCCGCCGCGTTCATCGTGGCGGCCTACCCGGGCGCCGCGCCGGAGATCGTCGAGTCCCAGGTCACCGAGCCGATCGAGAACAGTCTCCAGGGCATCCCGGGGCTGGAGAAGGTCACCTCCACCGCTCGTGAGGGCGCCACCACCGTCCAGGTGCAGTACGCGTTCGGCACCAACCTGGACGACGTGGTCAACAAGATGCAGACCGCGCTGAACCGCATCGACGGGCAGCTCCCCGAGGGAGTGGACCCGCAGGTCATCGCCGGCAGCACCGACGACCTGCCCGTCGTGGTGGTCGCCGCGACCGGCGGCGACGACGAGCAGGCCCTGGCGGAGAAGCTGCGCCGCGCCGTCGTACCCGAGCTGGAGGGCCTGGACGGGGTCCGGACGGTCGACGTGACCGGCACCCGCGACCAGGTCTTGGTGATCACCCCCGACCCGGCGAAGCTGGCCGCGGCCCGGCTGGCCCCGATGGCGATCGGCCAGGCGCTCAAGACCAACGGCGTCGCGCTGCCGGCCGGCGCGGTGGCCGACGGCACCCGGTCGCTCCCGGTGCAGGTCGGCACCCCGATCCGGACCGTGGACGAGCTGCGCGGCATCGTGCTCACCACCGCCCCCGCCGCCCCGGTACGCCTCGGCGACGTGGCCCGGGTGGAGCAGCAGCTCGCCCCGGCCACCGGGTTCACCCGCACCAACGGCAAGCCCAGCCTGGGTATCGCGGTCACCGCGACCCCGGACGGCAACGCGGTCCGCATCTCCCACGACATCCGGGACCGCCTCGACGAGCTGAAGGCCGCCTCCGGCGCCGAGCTGACCGTGGTCTTCGACCAGGCCCCGTTCGTCGAGCGGTCCATCGAGAGCCTCACCACCGAGGGTCTGCTCGGCCTGCTGATGGCGGTCGTGGTGATCCTGGTCTTCCTGCTCTCGGTCCGTTCCACCCTGGTCACCGCGGTCTCCATCCCGCTTTCGGTGCTGGTCGCGCTGATCGTGCTCTGGGCCGACGGCCACTCGCTCAACCTGCTCACCCTCGGCGCGCTGACCATCGCCGTCGGCCGGGTCGTCGACGACTCCATCGTGGTGCTGGAGAACATCAAGCGGCACCTGGAGTACGGCGAGCCGAAGCGCGAGGCCATCCTCGGCGCGGTCCGCGAGGTGGCCGGCGCGGTCACCGCCTCGACGCTCACCACGGTCGCCGTCTTCGCGCCGATCGCGCTGGTGGGCGGCTTCGTCGGGCAGCTCTTCGCGCCGTTCGCGATCACCGTGACGGTGGCCCTGCTCGCCTCGCTGCTGGTGTCGTTGACCGTGATCCCGGTGCTCGCGTACTGGTTCCTGAAGCCGGGCGGCGGCGCCGGGGACGAGGCCGGCGTCCGGCGGGCCGCCGAGGAGAAGGAGCTGCGCAGCCGGTTGCAGCGGGCGTACCTGCCGGCGATCGGCTTCGCCACCCGGTCCCGGGGCACCCGCTGGGCCACGGTGGGGCTGGGCCTGCTGGTGCTGTTCGGCACGTTCGGCCTGGCGCAGAGGCTGGAGACCAACTTCCTGGACGACTCCGGCCAGGACACCCTGAGCATCCGCCAGGAGCTGCCGGCGGGCACCGGGCTGGCCGGCACCGACCAGGCGGCCGCCCGGGTCGAGGAGGTGCTCCGGCGTACCCCGGGGGTGAAGACGTACCAGGTCACGGCCGGTGGCGGCAACATGCCGTGGGCGGGTGCCGGCGCCGGCAACACCGCCTCCTTCTCGGTCGCGCTCAGCAAGGACACCGACGCCGCGACCGTCCGGCGGAGTCTGCGTACGGAGTTCGACGCCCTCGGCCCCGAGGTGGGCGAGCTGAGCTTCGGCGGCGGGCACGGCGGCGGCTCCGCCAACCAGCTTGAGGTGGTCGTGCAGGCCGTCGACCAGGACACGCTGACCCGGGCCGCCGAGGCCGTCCGGGGGGCGGTGGCCGACACGCCGGGCGTGGAGGACGTCTCCACCAGCCTCGCCACCCGGGTGCCCCGGGTCGAGGTGACCGTGGACCGGGTCGCCGCGGCCCGGGCCGGGCTCACCGAGGCCGCCGTCGGGCAGCTCGTCGCGCAGGCGTACCGGGGTGCCCCGCTGGGGCAGGTCACCCTGGACGGCACGCCGCAGAACGTGGTGCTCAGCACCGGGGCCCGGCCTCCGCTGAGCGTGGACGAGCTGCGGGCGATGCCGGTGGGCCGGGTCAGGCTGGACGACATCGCCGACATCAACCAGGTCGAGGGGCCGCAGCAGGTGACCCGGATCGACGGCGAGCGCAGCGTCTCGGTCACCGGTACGGCCACCGGCTCCGACCTCGGCACCACGACGAAGGAGTTGCAGAAGCGGCTGGACGCGCTGGACGTACCGGGTGCGACGTTCACCATCGGCGGCGTCAGCGCCGACCAGAAGGACGCCTTCGCGGACCTGATGCTGGCGGTGCTGGCCGCGATCGCGATCGTCTTCCTGATCATGGTGGCCACGTTCCGCAGCCTGACCCAGGCGCTGATCCTGCTGGTCTCCGTCCCGTTCGCGGCAACCGGCGCGATCGTGCTGCTGTTGGCCACCGGGACGCCGTTGGGTGTGCCGGCGCTGATCGGCGTGCTCATGCTGGTCGGCATCGTGGTGACGAACGCGATCGTGCTGCTCGACCTGATCAACCAGTACCGGGCGCAGGGGATGGCCGTCACCGACGCGGTGGTCGAGGGTGGCCGGCGGCGGCTGCGACCGATCCTGATGACCGCGGTCGCCACGGTGTTCGCCCTGCTGCCGATGGCGTTCGGGCTCACCGGCGAGGGGGGCTTCATCTCCCGGCCGCTGGCGATCGTGGTGATCGGCGGCCTGATCAGCTCGACGCTGCTGACGCTGATCCTGGTGCCGACCCTCTACACGATGGTGGAGCGCACCAAGGAGGCGCTGCGCGAGCGCCGGGCCGGCCGCCGGGGCACGCCGGAACCGGTGGCGCCGCCGGCCCCGGCCCTGGTCCCGGTGACCGTCGGCGGCGGCGCGTCGCCGGCCAAGGTGGTCGCGTCCCCCGCCGGGTCGCCGGTCCCGCCAGCCCCGTCGGGGGCGCTCCTCGACGGTACGGACCAGTTCGAGGTGCTGCGCCTGCCGAAGAGCCGCCAGTCCCCGCTGCCCCCCACCGACTGA
- the thrC gene encoding threonine synthase, which translates to MWRGLIETYRDRLPVTDATPVITLHEGNTPLLPAPVLSARIGADVWLKVEGANPTGSFKDRGMTVAVSTAVEAGNKAIICASTGNTSASAAAYAARAGITCAVLVPQGKIALGKLAQALVHGAKLLQVQGNFDDCLALAGKLAQDYPVALVNSVNIDRLHGQKTAAFEIVEALGDAPDIHCLPVGNAGNISAYWLGYSEDLAAGNATRAPRMYGFQAAGAAPIVTGQMVPEPSTIATAIRIGNPASWTKAVDARDASGGLISAVTDREILAAYRLLAREVGVFVELGSAASVAGLLQQAAAGKVPAGSTVVCTVTGHGLKDPEWAISTAPAPITIANDPQAAARSLDLA; encoded by the coding sequence ATGTGGCGGGGCCTGATCGAGACGTACCGGGACCGGCTGCCGGTCACCGACGCCACCCCGGTCATCACCCTGCACGAGGGGAACACGCCGCTGCTGCCGGCGCCGGTGCTCTCCGCCCGGATCGGCGCTGACGTCTGGCTGAAGGTGGAGGGGGCCAATCCCACCGGCTCCTTCAAGGACCGGGGCATGACGGTCGCCGTCTCCACGGCGGTCGAGGCCGGCAACAAGGCGATCATCTGCGCCTCCACCGGCAACACCAGCGCCTCCGCCGCGGCGTACGCGGCCCGCGCCGGGATCACCTGCGCGGTGCTGGTGCCGCAGGGCAAGATCGCGCTGGGCAAGCTGGCCCAGGCGCTGGTGCACGGCGCCAAGCTGCTCCAGGTGCAGGGCAACTTCGACGACTGCCTGGCGCTGGCCGGCAAGCTGGCCCAGGACTATCCGGTCGCCCTGGTCAACTCGGTCAACATCGACCGGCTGCACGGCCAGAAGACCGCCGCCTTCGAGATCGTCGAGGCGCTCGGCGACGCCCCCGACATCCACTGCCTGCCGGTCGGCAACGCCGGCAACATCTCCGCCTACTGGTTGGGCTACTCGGAGGACCTGGCGGCCGGCAACGCCACCAGGGCTCCGCGGATGTACGGCTTCCAGGCAGCCGGCGCGGCGCCCATCGTGACCGGCCAGATGGTGCCGGAGCCGTCGACCATCGCCACCGCCATCCGGATCGGCAACCCGGCGAGCTGGACCAAGGCCGTCGACGCCCGGGACGCCTCCGGCGGCCTGATCTCGGCGGTCACCGACCGGGAGATCCTGGCGGCGTACCGGTTGCTGGCCCGCGAGGTGGGCGTGTTCGTCGAGCTGGGCAGCGCGGCCAGCGTGGCCGGCCTGCTCCAGCAGGCCGCCGCCGGGAAGGTGCCGGCCGGCTCCACCGTCGTCTGCACGGTCACCGGCCACGGCCTCAAGGACCCCGAGTGGGCCATCTCCACGGCCCCCGCCCCGATCACCATCGCCAACGACCCCCAGGCCGCCGCCCGCTCCCTAGACCTCGCCTAA